In Helicoverpa zea isolate HzStark_Cry1AcR chromosome 3, ilHelZeax1.1, whole genome shotgun sequence, the following proteins share a genomic window:
- the LOC124646365 gene encoding villin-like protein quail: MHILEIGADQEGDESGSARTAEAAFRTVPKDHTTFLVWRITESNTELLPRTHYGTFYDAEAYLVYSCSLPGQPAGPDVIRREIKENGNGEVLERHIHAWGGERSAGLAGLALRRGVQLAAYLAAPTVVHREASTKETPRLLSYFRDGIRILRSGSGNLNGGARLYRVRGRRPVLVQLEPVSWAQLATDGVFVLDTSSLLVLWLGRTANLVEKIFGAKIAYRMARGADKGMMARRIAIAHDGYEQTLPASDRALLDALLELRARALRPAAPPADPPRPARLYRATPPPRPAPLAVPAQRPAARLEEIKRAPLFREDLADDGVYIVDSGSRGVWAWVGPSATGAAARGALAAARGLARARRMIVPVSAAPAGREPLEFAALFHNWRWCDARRDGRLRAARSATTRLDAVSLATNAWLAAEAQLPDDGSGALRVWRVRRRGADAEDVNKEALAEVERPQAAVFYDRDCYIVLYTYHAPTGDQTLLYYWMGGSSPNDLRNLGAKEAKDLYTKLGRSPVQAWVYQGKEPAHFLQIFKGRMITYVGSATDYDPTGRRLLAPARVLIRVSGQYAREARGAEVREGASAEGAGPGACYVLRDAARVWVWCGASATGDEREVAKNMAASEHTLVMQGKEKPDFWTALGNRRHLLVPSPLKEVQRPLPPRLFYVSLGVPAQYSFEEIVSFSQYDLAPEMVGVVDAHDAVFVWLGQHCCPRAKDDPRAIALAYLAQDPAARDAGTPILALSQGREPPHFTGFFPHWKQSMWKGHKTFSAIISALEGKAIVQSGNSALQSGNSANRFDQYEKYPLAVLKGPKEHLPPDVDPLTKELYLTHDDFVSTFSMPYSEFRSLPGWKQKDLKKTVGLF, translated from the exons ATGCACATCCTGGAGATCGGTGCCGATCAA GAAGGAGATGAGAGCGGCAGCGCACGCACCGCTGAAGCAGCATTTCGCACAGTGCCCAAAGATCACACCACTTTCCTCGTTTGGAGAATCACG GAATCGAACACGGAACTATTGCCACGCACTCACTACGGCACATTTTACGACGCGGAAGCTTACTTGGTCTACTCTTGCTCTTTGCCGGGACAGCCGGCAGGGCCTGATGTTATT AGACGAGAAATAAAAGAGAACGGCAATGGAGAGGTGCTGGAGCGACACATCCACGCTTGGGGCGGGGAGCGCAGCGCCGGCCTCGCGGGGCTCGCGTTGCGTCGCGGGGTGCAACTTGCAGCCTACCTCGCGGCCCCGACTGTGGTACACCGCGAGGCCTCCACCAAGGAGACCCCTCGTCTGCTTTCTTACTTCAGAGATGGAATTAG GATCCTCCGAAGTGGCTCTGGCAACCTGAATGGCGGCGCTCGCCTGTACCGCGTGCGCGGGCGCCGGCCGGTGCTGGTGCAGCTGGAGCCGGTCTCGTGGGCGCAGCTCGCCACCGACGGCGTGTTCGTGCTCGACACCTCGTCGCTACTCGTGCTGTGGCTCGGCCGCACCGCTAACcttgtggaaaaaatatttggcGCCAAG ATCGCATACCGGATGGCTCGCGGTGCGGACAAGGGCATGATGGCGCGTCGCATCGCGATCGCTCACGACGGCTACGAGCAGACGCTGCCGGCCAGCGACCGCGCGCTGCTGGACGCGCTGCTCGAGCTGCGAGCGCGAGCACTgcgccccgccgcgccgcccgccgaccCGCCCCGCCCCGCGCGCCTCTAccgcgccacgccgccgccgcgccccgcgcccctcGCCGTGCCCGCGCAGAGACCTGCAGCCAGGCTCGAGGAGATAAAGCGAGCACCCCTGTTCAGAGAAGACCTGGCTGATGAC GGCGTCTACATAGTAGACAGTGGCAGCCGAGGAGTATGGGCGTGGGTGGGCCCGTCAGCGACTGGTGCCGCAGCTCGGGGCGCCCTGGCGGCTGCGCGAGGGCTGGCGCGAGCGCGTCGCATGATAGTGCCGGTGTCGGCCGCTCCGGCTGGCCGGGAGCCGCTGGAGTTCGCGGCGTTGTTCCACAACTGGCGCTGGTGCGACGCCCGACGTGACGGTAGACTGCGCGCCGCACGCTCCGCTACAACCAGGCTGGATGCCGTCAGTCTAGCTACTAATGCATGGCTCGCAGCCGAG GCGCAGCTGCCGGACGACGGTTCGGGCGCGCTGCGCGTGTGGCgcgtgcggcggcgcggcgcggacGCGGAGGACGTCAACAAGGAGGCGCTGGCCGAGGTGGAGCGCCCACAAGCCGCGGTCTTCTACGACAGAGACTGCTACATTGTGCTCTACACGTACCACGCGCCCACCGGAGACCAGACCCTGCTCTACTACTGGATG GGTGGCTCTTCGCCCAATGATCTGAGGAACTTGGGCGCGAAAGAAGCCAAAGACCTCTACACCAAGCTGGGGCGTTCTCCAGTACAG gcaTGGGTGTACCAAGGGAAAGAACCTGCGCATTTCCTTCAGATCTTCAAGGGTCGTATGATCACTTATGTGGGCAGTGCCACAGATTATGACC CAACTGGTCGCCGCTTGCTAGCTCCGGCTCGAGTACTCATCCGCGTGTCGGGGCAATACGCACGCGAGGCCCGGGGCGCCGAGGTGCGGGAGGGCGCCAGCGCGGAGGGCGCCGGGCCGGGCGCCTGCTACGTGCTGCGAGACGCCGCAAGAGTGTGGGTGTGGTGCGGCGCCAGCGCCACGGGCGACGAGAGGGAGGTCGCCAAGAATATGGCCGCCTCTGAACATACTCTTGTTATGCAAG GTAAAGAGAAGCCGGACTTCTGGACTGCGCTAGGCAACCGCCGTCACCTGCTAGTCCCGTCCCCTCTGAAGGAGGTGCAACGCCCTCTGCCGCCGCGTCTCTTCTACGTGTCTCTTGGGGTGCCTGCCCAGTATTCAT TTGAAGAGATAGTATCGTTCAGTCAGTACGACCTAGCGCCGGAGATGGTGGGCGTGGTGGACGCGCACGACGCCGTGTTCGTGTGGCTCGGCCAGCACTGCTGCCCGCGAGCTAAGGACGACCCTCGGGCCATAGCGCTCGCCTATCTCGCGCAAG ACCCCGCAGCAAGAGATGCCGGAACACCTATCTTAGCACTGAGCCAGGGACGTGAACCACCGCATTTCACGGGTTTCTTCCCTCATTGGAAGCAATCCATGTGGaag GGTCACAAAACGTTCAGTGCAATCATCAGTGCTTTAGAAGGCAAGGCAATCGTTCAAAGCGGCAACAGTGCACTGCAGAGTGGCAACAGTGCCAACCGCTTTGACCAGTATGAAAAATATCCTTTGGCAGTCCTGAAGGGGCCTAAAGAACATCTTCCACCGGACGTCGATCCCCTCACTAAAGAG TTGTACCTGACTCACGACGACTTCGTGTCGACATTCAGCATGCCCTACAGTGAGTTCCGTTCGTTGCCCGGGTGGAAGCAAAAGGATCTCAAGAAAACAGTCGGCTTATTCTAA
- the LOC124646367 gene encoding uncharacterized protein LOC124646367 codes for MYTDDNSDKESEFEDRSPEDSPNITKKSLSTVGFRNNPENQNARPLALRATQSFTGAVEELRLCGNFQRINLCNRMNVMSAPKIATVCPCGCLLRPATTGPFRTREQNTLALHVVSPEVLSYHGYCFEPCQIAMFWKKDCRMFLWKGKAKMKNVIHADSYRK; via the coding sequence ATGTACACAGATGATAATTCTGATAAAGAGAGTGAGTTTGAAGACAGAAGCCCAGAAGACAGtccaaatattacaaaaaaatctttatccaCTGTTGGATTTAGGAATAATCCGGAAAACCAAAATGCGAGGCCACTCGCGCTGCGTGCGACGCAGTCCTTCACCGGGGCTGTCGAGGAGCTTCGGTTATGTGGTAACTTCCAAAGAATCAATCTTTGCAACAGGATGAATGTCATGTCGGCACCCAAGATAGCAACGGTATGTCCATGTGGATGCCTCTTGAGACCGGCGACGACGGGCCCTTTCAGGACGAGAGAACAGAACACACTGGCGCTGCATGTCGTCTCCCCGGAGGTGCTGAGCTACCACGGCTATTGTTTCGAGCCTTGCCAAATTGCTATGTTTTGGAAAAAGGACTGCAGAATGTTCCTCTGGAAGGGAAAGGCCAAGATGAAAAACGTAATTCACGCAGATTCGTacagaaaatga
- the LOC124646366 gene encoding elongation factor Ts, mitochondrial isoform X1 produces MKLKAQAYTKMIFQLVRRFHSGPICRAAESSLLAKLRKKTGYTIANCKKALEMHNNDAEKAEAWLNDQAQAMGWAKATKLAGRTALQGLVAVKFDKNHGALVELNCETDFVAKNEKFHKMIEDATIACYKFAHTNMQAKGPVTKMELDSEQLANLSTEGGKKLSEELALFIGTVGENAVLRRAECWKANNSDVKIAGYTHPAPATPAEYSAGKYGALLAYRQASDTEDIGRQLCQHIVGMAPRKIGDKEKDHPAKDSDDETCLIYQEYLLDPAYTVEEVLQQHKVEVIDYIRFSCGEVIEANMPGVEKQPLETVQTLQ; encoded by the exons atGATCTTCCAATTGGTCCGTCGCTTCCACTCAGGACCAATCTGCAGGGCAGCAGAATCCTCACTCCTTGCCAAACTAAGGAAGAAAACAGGCTACACCATTGCCAACTGCAAAAAGGCACTAGAAATGCATAACAATGATGCTGAAAAG gCTGAGGCATGGTTGAATGACCAAGCACAAGCCATGGGTTGGGCGAAGGCAACCAAGCTGGCCGGTCGTACAGCGTTACAAGGTCTTGTTGCTGTGAAGTTTGATAAAAACCACGGAGCCTTGGTGGAGCTCAACTGTGAAACTGACTTTGTCGCCAAGAATGAGAAGTTCCACAAAATGATTGAAGATGCAACAATCGCATGTTATAAGTTTGCTCATACTAATATGCAAGCCAAAGGACCTGTCACTAAG ATGGAATTAGACAGTGAACAGTTAGCCAATCTGTCTACAGAAGGTGGAAAGAAACTGTCGGAGGAATTAGCTTTGTTCATTGGCACTGTTGGCGAAAACGCGGTGTTAAGGCGAGCTGAATGTTGGAAAGCAAACAACAGTGATGTTAAAATCGCTGGGTATACCCACCCTGCCCCGGCGACACCCGCAGAGTACTCTGCAGGGAAATATGGAGCTCTACTGGCATACAGGCAAGCTAGTGATACTGAAGACATTGGCAGACAGCTGTGCCAGCATATCGTTGGCATGGCCCCACGGAAAATCGGTGACAAGGAAAAGGACCATCCTGCCAAAGATTCTGATGATGAAACTTGTCTTATTTACCAAGAATACTTACTAGACCCGGCTTACACAGTTGAAGAAGTGTTGCAGCAACACAAAGTTGAAGTCATTGATTACATAAGGTTCTCGTGTGGTGAAGTTATTGAAGCCAATATGCCAGGCGTGGAGAAGCAGCCATTAGAAACAGTCCAAACCCTACAGTAA
- the LOC124646366 gene encoding elongation factor Ts, mitochondrial isoform X2, producing the protein MIFQLVRRFHSGPICRAAESSLLAKLRKKTGYTIANCKKALEMHNNDAEKAEAWLNDQAQAMGWAKATKLAGRTALQGLVAVKFDKNHGALVELNCETDFVAKNEKFHKMIEDATIACYKFAHTNMQAKGPVTKMELDSEQLANLSTEGGKKLSEELALFIGTVGENAVLRRAECWKANNSDVKIAGYTHPAPATPAEYSAGKYGALLAYRQASDTEDIGRQLCQHIVGMAPRKIGDKEKDHPAKDSDDETCLIYQEYLLDPAYTVEEVLQQHKVEVIDYIRFSCGEVIEANMPGVEKQPLETVQTLQ; encoded by the exons atGATCTTCCAATTGGTCCGTCGCTTCCACTCAGGACCAATCTGCAGGGCAGCAGAATCCTCACTCCTTGCCAAACTAAGGAAGAAAACAGGCTACACCATTGCCAACTGCAAAAAGGCACTAGAAATGCATAACAATGATGCTGAAAAG gCTGAGGCATGGTTGAATGACCAAGCACAAGCCATGGGTTGGGCGAAGGCAACCAAGCTGGCCGGTCGTACAGCGTTACAAGGTCTTGTTGCTGTGAAGTTTGATAAAAACCACGGAGCCTTGGTGGAGCTCAACTGTGAAACTGACTTTGTCGCCAAGAATGAGAAGTTCCACAAAATGATTGAAGATGCAACAATCGCATGTTATAAGTTTGCTCATACTAATATGCAAGCCAAAGGACCTGTCACTAAG ATGGAATTAGACAGTGAACAGTTAGCCAATCTGTCTACAGAAGGTGGAAAGAAACTGTCGGAGGAATTAGCTTTGTTCATTGGCACTGTTGGCGAAAACGCGGTGTTAAGGCGAGCTGAATGTTGGAAAGCAAACAACAGTGATGTTAAAATCGCTGGGTATACCCACCCTGCCCCGGCGACACCCGCAGAGTACTCTGCAGGGAAATATGGAGCTCTACTGGCATACAGGCAAGCTAGTGATACTGAAGACATTGGCAGACAGCTGTGCCAGCATATCGTTGGCATGGCCCCACGGAAAATCGGTGACAAGGAAAAGGACCATCCTGCCAAAGATTCTGATGATGAAACTTGTCTTATTTACCAAGAATACTTACTAGACCCGGCTTACACAGTTGAAGAAGTGTTGCAGCAACACAAAGTTGAAGTCATTGATTACATAAGGTTCTCGTGTGGTGAAGTTATTGAAGCCAATATGCCAGGCGTGGAGAAGCAGCCATTAGAAACAGTCCAAACCCTACAGTAA